In Paenibacillus kyungheensis, the following are encoded in one genomic region:
- a CDS encoding DUF1349 domain-containing protein, which produces MPKTNFANFNWLNESSIRFEEEKVILHAPAQSDFFCNHGGVSEEGITPESLINAPFFFTEVSGDFVMRVQVEHDFQDVYDSASIMVMQDVDLWAKLCFEYTDFYTHSIVSVITNTFSDDANGNNVEGNTAWLQIARVGQSFAFHYSLDGVRFDMVRFFYLPVDQQVKVGLLPQAPTGQGGERIYSNFSLEQRTVKNIRMGK; this is translated from the coding sequence ATGCCAAAGACCAATTTCGCCAACTTCAATTGGCTGAATGAAAGTAGTATACGTTTTGAAGAAGAAAAGGTGATTTTGCATGCACCTGCACAAAGTGATTTCTTTTGTAACCATGGCGGAGTATCGGAAGAAGGCATTACGCCTGAATCGCTTATCAATGCGCCTTTCTTTTTTACTGAAGTATCCGGTGATTTTGTGATGCGTGTTCAAGTAGAACATGATTTTCAAGATGTATATGACTCTGCTTCGATTATGGTGATGCAAGATGTAGATCTCTGGGCGAAATTATGTTTTGAATATACTGATTTTTATACGCATTCTATCGTCAGTGTAATCACCAATACATTCTCCGATGATGCCAACGGAAATAATGTAGAAGGCAATACTGCATGGCTTCAGATCGCACGTGTTGGACAATCTTTTGCTTTTCATTATTCATTAGATGGAGTGCGATTTGATATGGTGCGTTTCTTTTATTTACCTGTCGATCAGCAAGTGAAAGTGGGTTTATTGCCACAAGCGCCTACAGGTCAAGGTGGAGAAAGAATCTACTCCAATTTTTCGCTAGAACAACGAACAGTGAAAAATATTAGAATGGGCAAATAA
- a CDS encoding MFS transporter: MNFKVLILTIATFTVGLIELIIGGVLPQIASDLNVSVSTAGQLIMIYALVYAISGPTLLALTAKVERKKLYLWSMLVFTLGSLVAFWSPTYGVLFLSRIITAASGSLIVTLSLTIAVKIVAPEYRARVIGIISMGISSSIVLGLPFGVLAEEAFGWRVLFLAIAVLTLVAMVVVHLFMDHVPLERMQTLKQQLASLKDIKIISAHLVTMLTLAGHYTLYAYLTPFLETMMGLNSNWISIVYFVFGIAAVSGGMIGGALSDRLGSKKSILLVVSVFAVIMFTLPMASQYVYIFPIALFIWGALSWALAPAQQSYLIQYAPESSDIQQSFNFSALQIGIAVGSAMGGVLIKNTGNIAINAWVGGGIIVVAFGIALFYLLSKPVRARNVANTITR; this comes from the coding sequence ATGAATTTCAAAGTCTTAATATTGACGATTGCTACATTTACTGTTGGTCTGATTGAATTGATTATCGGTGGTGTATTGCCACAGATCGCTTCCGATCTAAATGTATCTGTAAGTACAGCAGGGCAATTGATTATGATCTATGCGCTTGTTTATGCGATCTCTGGACCAACATTACTAGCATTAACGGCTAAGGTAGAACGGAAAAAGTTATACCTCTGGTCAATGTTAGTATTTACACTGGGTAGTCTGGTTGCTTTTTGGAGCCCGACGTATGGTGTCTTGTTCTTATCTCGTATTATTACAGCGGCAAGTGGTTCGCTGATTGTAACACTGTCTTTAACGATTGCAGTAAAAATCGTTGCTCCCGAATACCGGGCACGTGTTATCGGTATTATCTCTATGGGTATTAGTTCTTCGATCGTATTGGGCTTGCCTTTCGGCGTACTGGCTGAAGAAGCATTTGGCTGGCGTGTATTGTTCTTAGCCATTGCTGTTTTAACATTAGTAGCAATGGTGGTTGTACATCTGTTTATGGATCATGTTCCTTTAGAACGTATGCAGACATTGAAGCAACAACTGGCTTCACTCAAAGATATTAAAATCATTAGTGCTCATCTCGTAACGATGCTTACATTAGCAGGACACTATACATTATATGCGTACCTTACACCTTTCCTTGAAACGATGATGGGCCTTAACTCGAACTGGATCAGTATCGTATACTTTGTATTCGGAATTGCAGCTGTAAGCGGTGGGATGATCGGTGGAGCATTATCAGATCGTCTAGGTAGTAAAAAAAGTATTTTGCTTGTAGTCAGCGTGTTCGCTGTGATTATGTTTACTTTACCAATGGCTAGTCAATACGTGTATATTTTCCCGATTGCCTTGTTTATCTGGGGCGCACTAAGCTGGGCTCTTGCTCCGGCTCAACAAAGTTACTTGATCCAATATGCACCGGAATCTTCTGATATCCAACAAAGCTTTAACTTCTCAGCATTACAAATTGGTATTGCTGTCGGTTCAGCGATGGGTGGCGTATTGATCAAAAATACAGGTAATATCGCTATCAATGCTTGGGTAGGTGGCGGAATTATCGTAGTTGCTTTCGGAATTGCATTATTCTATCTATTGTCCAAACCGGTAAGAGCTCGCAATGTAGCGAATACCATTACCCGTTAA
- a CDS encoding DUF2087 domain-containing protein translates to MEKNQEISDRFWRASLTDLKRGYVLEEDNHSLGRFICLIDGMVCEKGVIYQEEGVFYEAERYMQHYIQQHHTSMFSYLVELDKKWTGMTEIQSGMVQSFYQGRSDTEIVAEVGGSKSTIRNHRFALREKTKQAKVFLAIMELLEEQQNDPAPLVSVHRTATMVDERYAVTEKESQDILKQYFKEGLEGPLSEFPRKEKRKIVILRHLMNGFNPGTKYTEKEVNAVLKRSYADYVTLRRYMIEYGFMDRLDDGSQYWVKQ, encoded by the coding sequence ATGGAAAAAAATCAAGAAATATCAGATCGGTTCTGGCGAGCTTCATTAACCGATTTGAAGCGAGGGTATGTGCTAGAAGAAGATAATCATTCATTAGGTCGGTTTATCTGTCTGATCGATGGGATGGTATGTGAGAAAGGAGTCATTTACCAGGAAGAAGGTGTCTTTTACGAAGCAGAACGTTATATGCAACACTATATTCAACAACACCATACGTCGATGTTTTCGTACTTGGTAGAGCTGGATAAAAAGTGGACAGGTATGACAGAAATTCAAAGTGGAATGGTGCAATCTTTTTATCAAGGGCGTTCAGATACTGAAATTGTAGCGGAAGTCGGAGGTAGTAAATCGACTATTCGTAATCATCGCTTTGCATTACGGGAGAAAACAAAACAAGCCAAAGTATTTTTAGCGATTATGGAGTTGTTAGAAGAACAGCAAAATGATCCAGCTCCATTGGTATCTGTACATCGTACCGCTACGATGGTGGATGAACGTTATGCAGTAACAGAGAAGGAAAGTCAGGACATTTTGAAGCAATATTTCAAAGAAGGATTAGAGGGACCATTATCAGAGTTTCCGCGTAAAGAAAAGCGCAAAATTGTGATTTTACGTCATCTCATGAACGGATTCAATCCGGGTACAAAGTATACAGAAAAAGAAGTAAATGCGGTTCTGAAGCGTTCGTATGCCGATTATGTTACATTACGTCGTTATATGATTGAGTATGGATTTATGGATCGGTTAGATGATGGAAGTCAGTACTGGGTGAAGCAATAA
- a CDS encoding BglG family transcription antiterminator, giving the protein MSKESMLLSIQRVVGNNIVMAFDESTDIEYVLLGKGLGFAAKNETTLSTDDDRIEKRFRLEDREQLMNHPSFFEDIDHKAMEVSDQIIQMIEQRFNKTLHNKIYLALPSHIQFTVYRVRHHMEITNPFLYETQVCFPQEYEVALQALQMICSAFDIKIPEDEAGFLTYHIHSAVSHVPVGQLVKMSTLLGKLQAMIEQEKQITFQQGSMNQVRLMIHLRFSLERIVQGSLVENLLIQPIREQYAEEYILANKMKVVMEKELNVSIPEDEVCFLTMHLYRLFRTYQP; this is encoded by the coding sequence TTGAGTAAAGAAAGTATGTTGCTATCGATACAGCGAGTTGTCGGCAACAATATTGTGATGGCTTTTGATGAATCTACAGATATCGAATATGTATTGCTAGGTAAAGGGCTTGGTTTTGCCGCCAAAAATGAAACCACTCTTTCTACTGATGATGATCGTATTGAAAAACGCTTCCGCTTGGAAGATCGAGAACAATTGATGAATCACCCTAGTTTTTTTGAAGATATCGACCATAAAGCGATGGAAGTCTCTGATCAGATTATCCAAATGATCGAACAGCGATTCAACAAAACATTGCATAACAAAATCTATCTGGCTTTGCCAAGTCATATCCAATTCACTGTGTATCGAGTGCGTCATCATATGGAGATTACCAATCCTTTTCTATATGAGACTCAAGTCTGTTTTCCGCAAGAATACGAAGTGGCTTTGCAAGCTTTGCAGATGATCTGTAGTGCTTTTGATATTAAAATTCCTGAAGACGAAGCAGGCTTTCTCACTTATCATATCCATTCGGCTGTCAGTCATGTGCCTGTAGGACAATTGGTCAAAATGTCTACTTTACTCGGTAAATTACAAGCGATGATCGAACAGGAAAAACAGATTACTTTTCAACAAGGAAGTATGAATCAAGTCCGCTTAATGATCCATCTACGCTTTTCGTTAGAACGGATTGTACAAGGATCATTAGTAGAAAATCTTCTTATTCAGCCGATACGAGAACAGTATGCCGAAGAATATATACTGGCGAATAAAATGAAAGTGGTAATGGAAAAAGAGCTAAATGTCTCGATTCCAGAAGATGAGGTTTGCTTTTTGACGATGCATCTTTATCGGCTTTTTCGTACGTATCAGCCTTAA